The nucleotide sequence TATGATCCTATATGATGTCAGTATTATTGGATTCCCCATGTGATTCAAGAATCAAGACAGGGCTTGTTCTCCTTGTCTAGTCTtagcttgtttcagcttgtttcagtttattatctctcacagaacactattgaatcaatCGAAATCAGCCAAAATAAGTTTGAAATGTGACCAGCCGAACACTATTTTAACAAGGAGGGGGGCATATGACCCTTTTACAAATGGACTATTAGGTCATGTTAAACACAGCTCTAGGTCCTAAGATTATTTGAACATCCTTATCCCTAGCTCGATCTAGGTCTTAGAGCTATAGCTCAGTATGTGTAATCTATTTATGGAAGAACTAGGAGAACCAGGGTCGTCGATGGGCAGTGTGAGGTGGGCGACCGAATAGGGCCCTAAGAGCATGGGCTCCCACCTTGCATTCCTCAGCCCAGTAGCACTCCGGTAGCCCAGCAATTTAGATTTCTGAACGTCAAATGGGAGAAAGATAAACCTCAGCCCGATGGCAGCACCAGCACGCGTCCCCCTCCACTCGTGTCCCCTTGTCTTCGACTCTTCATCTTCATCTCGCATCGTCGCCAACAACGCCAACTCGGCAATCAACACTAAGAAACGCACGCAGTCAAAGCTGCAAGCCCGCAATGCTGTAGGTGGTAGGCCGCAAGCCCGCAACGGCAATGACCAGCAGGGACCAGAGGGACGGACGCACAAGGAAGGTAGACACTCAGGCAGGACCTCAGGTGATTCCCAGTTTGATTATTAACTGAATGAATTTTGAGTCTAAAATTATATATTGGCAAATTGCGATCTAGGATGTACCTATATAAATCATTTTTATGAATTTGTAAATATGGAGACGTTTATTTCCTTGATCCTCATCAATCAGCACTTGAAAATGATGCCTTTGAAACGATTAATTATGAAGATATAATTGAAGATTCATTTCAAGAAATACTAGACTGATGATGCTTTTCTGTAGAACTTGAGGTCAGTAATGCCTTTTCTATTTTAGAGttcatttttttgatatattcTACATATTGTATGAAATAATACATTTTTAAGTTATCTATTTGATGCGTAAAAATATGCATTAATTTTTCTAGCCATTCATTAAAAAAGATCCAGGGCCCCAATTTACATTTCGAAGCGAAGCCCCAAATTTCTGGAGACGGCCAGTTACTACTACTGCACATGCATGTAGATTGCTTTGTGATCACAATGGCAAAAGCAAGATGAATACAATACAACTATATAATATACGTTaatttgactaaaactttagtgaCATCCAGAGATCAGACAACATTTTCGTTGATGGAGATCATATATATAGAAGTCAATTTGCAATAACTGAAGATTTGGATAAAAAAAATGTACGTACTAACGAATCTAGGCGCACAAATGGGTGAGCAAACAAGGTAGTTTCTAGCTAGTATAAGGACGCCACCAATAATGCAGAGGAGAACTAGAGTACATTTTTTTGTCAACAGGAAATCGAACTGCAGTACAGTGTGCAATCCTGCAGCAAATAAGTAGCTACTAACGATTTTCTGCCTACGACTTAACGTGCGCCCCCGCCCAGCCCTAGCCAAACTAGTTGCTGCGAGCCAACTGGATCATTGCAGCTGCGCTGGTGAAGCCGCAGCCAGCGACGGCGCAGCTGGTCACCTCCGGCGCCACCGTCCCCCGCATCACCGGCAGAGCAGGCTGCGTACGATCTCCTCCGCCCCCGAGAAAACCCTTGCAAAGCGCCGTCCAGAACGCCAACCGTCCGCCGCTCCTCCGGATGGCCCTCTGGTTGGTGAGGCGGTCGATGAGGTTGTGGAGGATGTCGAAGGTGTACTCCGGGTGGCCCTGGATGCCCAGCGCGCGCTCCCCGACTGCGAACACCTCCACGCGCGTCTTCTCCGAGTACACCAGCACCGTCGCCGCCGGCGGGATCTCCCACACCTCGTCCTGGTTAACCTCGATGAGGGCGGCGCTCCGGGGGAGGTCGTCCTCGACGAGACCTCCGAGGAACTCGAGGCGGCCCTCCAGGAGCTCCGGCGCAAACGTCACCTTCCTCACCCCGACGTCCCAGCCGTTCCGGGCCCTGCCGACCCTTCCGCCCagtgctcggcacagcacctggTGCCCGAAGCAGATGCCGAGCACCCGCTTCCTCATGGCGTGGACGGTCTGGACGAGCGCGCAGAGGCGCCGTCTCCACGGCTCGTCGCCGTGCGCGTCGTGCGGGCTCCCGCTCACCACGAAGCCGTCGTACGACGCCAGGTCCTCCGGCGCGGGGAACTCGCCGGCGATCACGCGGAAGCAGTCCCACCTCTCGTCGGTGCCACCGCTGACGTCGCCGAACGCGGCGACGAAGACGTTGTAGTACCCGCCGTACACCTCCTTGGCGTACTCCGAGTCCCAGAGCGCCAGCAGCAGCGCGTAGCGCCTCCCGCCGCGCCCCGCCGCCGGCTTAGTCATTGCCGGTGGTGATGAGCAAACTAACACTATACAGCCGATCGATCGGAGGCGAAGCTCAGCTGACCAGCTAGCTAGTTACGATCGAGCTTGCGAGTGTAGTGCAGCAACACTGATCAGCTGTGTGTTCTGCCAATTTGCAATGATCCGCAGAGCGATTCGGAGCTCCTATTTAAGCTGTGTAGTAGGCGTGTAGCTGTAGCTCGATGGAGTCGCGATCGCTTGTGGAACACATGCATGGCTTGGGATATAAACTAATGATCAACTAGAAAACAAAGCGCGGCGTTGCCGCGCGGCTGTGTGGAGTGTCCGTAGTTGTGAAGCCAGTTTTGACAATGCATTTTAACGTTATTATTTAACTAATAATGTGTTATTAGATCAGAATAAAATCAAGAGATCACGAATCTCTCCTGCAAAGCTTGTCATCACTCATCAACCTAAAAGAAGGGTCAAATGATGCAGAGGAAACATGACGTAGTTTTCTGCCAGAAGCTTTAATAGGGAATAAATAGCAGTAGCACAATTATAATTAATACAGGAAAAACACATACGCTGAGTGCTACTGATGTTTTTGGCCTGAATATGCTTCTTTTGTTTTGGAACGTTCTAACATTTAAAATAGCTGATTCCATTAATAAGCTTGCTGAAAAGTAACACGTGGCGTTGCCGCGCACCTGAGTGGAGTGCCgactttttttattttgaatCTGGAAATGTTGTGTGGCCTAGGTGAGGTAAGGTGAAATTGTAAAAAGGAATCAAAGATAAAAGTTCAGTAAATAAAGAGTGATGACCGAGTATCTGAGATTCTGAGGAAGATGTCTCGAGCAAGAAAAATAAAGAAATAGTAGGAGTGTACACAAAAAAATGTGAAGTAACCTATTGGTAGGTTATTGTTATGCCACAAAAGGAAGCTGGATATGGCAGTCCTCACTAAAATTTGCATTTCACATTAAAATAAAATATGGAGTAACCTATTGAGTAGGTTAGTATAGAAAACACTATGGGCTGGTTAAGCCACAAAAGGGAGCTAGATATGGCAGCCCTCACTAAAAATTGCATTTCACCTTAA is from Miscanthus floridulus cultivar M001 chromosome 7, ASM1932011v1, whole genome shotgun sequence and encodes:
- the LOC136462822 gene encoding gamma-glutamyl peptidase 5-like; translated protein: MTKPAAGRGGRRYALLLALWDSEYAKEVYGGYYNVFVAAFGDVSGGTDERWDCFRVIAGEFPAPEDLASYDGFVVSGSPHDAHGDEPWRRRLCALVQTVHAMRKRVLGICFGHQVLCRALGGRVGRARNGWDVGVRKVTFAPELLEGRLEFLGGLVEDDLPRSAALIEVNQDEVWEIPPAATVLVYSEKTRVEVFAVGERALGIQGHPEYTFDILHNLIDRLTNQRAIRRSGGRLAFWTALCKGFLGGGGDRTQPALPVMRGTVAPEVTSCAVAGCGFTSAAAMIQLARSN